A section of the Metabacillus endolithicus genome encodes:
- the acsA gene encoding acetate--CoA ligase: MKLEALPVTKGNYNLTDYDTTYNSFDWSEVEKNFTWAETGRVNAAYEAIDKHVETFRKNKVALYYRDPERDEKYTFKELKELSNKAANVLKDKADVVKGDRLFVFMPRTPELYSVILGAIKLGAIVGPLFEAFMEGAVRDRLEDSDAKVIVTTPELLDRVPVNELPSLKHVVVVGETVDDSHIDLLTEMKTASKELEIEWMEKTDGLLLHYTSGSTGKPKGVLHVHGAMVQHYQTAQWVLDLKEDDVYWCTADPGWVTGTVYGIFGPWLSGATNVIVGGRFKPESWYQTIEDYGVTVWYSAPTAFRMLMGAGDELVKQFNTSTLRHILSVGEPLNPEVVRWGVKVFNNRIHDTWWMTETGAQLICNYPCMEIKPGSMGKPIPGVEAAIVDDQGNELPPYRMGNLAIKKGWPSMMHTIWNNQEKFESYFMPGDWYVSGDSAYMDEDGYFWFQGRIDDVIMTSGERVGPFEVESKLVEHPAIAEAGVIGKPDPVRGEIIKAFVALREGYEPTDELKEEIRTFVKKGLAAHAAPREIDFRDKLPKTRSGKIMRRVLKAWELDLPTGDLSTMED; the protein is encoded by the coding sequence ATGAAATTGGAAGCGTTGCCAGTAACGAAGGGGAATTATAATTTAACAGACTATGATACAACGTATAACTCATTTGATTGGTCAGAAGTTGAAAAGAATTTTACCTGGGCTGAAACAGGCCGTGTTAATGCTGCATATGAAGCAATTGATAAGCATGTAGAAACGTTTCGAAAAAATAAAGTAGCTCTTTATTATCGCGACCCTGAACGAGATGAGAAATATACATTTAAAGAATTAAAAGAGCTTTCAAATAAAGCTGCGAACGTCTTAAAGGATAAAGCTGATGTTGTAAAAGGTGACCGCCTTTTTGTATTTATGCCAAGAACCCCTGAATTATATTCTGTCATTTTAGGTGCAATTAAGCTTGGGGCTATTGTTGGTCCTTTATTCGAAGCTTTTATGGAAGGTGCTGTAAGAGACCGATTAGAAGATAGTGATGCAAAAGTAATTGTGACAACTCCTGAGTTACTTGATAGAGTTCCTGTAAATGAACTACCGTCCTTAAAGCATGTTGTTGTTGTTGGGGAAACAGTAGACGACTCTCATATAGATTTACTAACTGAGATGAAAACAGCAAGTAAGGAATTAGAAATTGAATGGATGGAAAAAACAGATGGGTTACTGCTTCACTACACGTCTGGTTCAACTGGTAAACCAAAAGGTGTTCTGCACGTCCATGGGGCGATGGTGCAGCATTATCAAACGGCTCAATGGGTACTAGACCTGAAAGAGGATGATGTATATTGGTGCACAGCAGATCCAGGCTGGGTAACTGGAACAGTTTACGGAATCTTCGGACCATGGTTATCCGGGGCCACTAATGTTATTGTTGGTGGTAGATTTAAACCAGAGTCATGGTATCAAACGATTGAGGATTATGGAGTAACTGTTTGGTATAGTGCACCAACAGCTTTTAGAATGTTGATGGGAGCTGGAGATGAACTTGTTAAACAATTTAACACAAGCACATTGAGACATATTTTAAGTGTAGGTGAACCATTAAACCCTGAAGTAGTTCGTTGGGGAGTAAAGGTATTCAACAACCGTATACATGATACATGGTGGATGACAGAAACTGGGGCACAACTAATTTGTAATTATCCATGTATGGAAATAAAGCCCGGTTCTATGGGTAAACCAATTCCTGGTGTAGAAGCTGCAATTGTTGATGATCAAGGTAATGAACTACCACCTTATCGAATGGGTAACTTAGCTATTAAAAAAGGCTGGCCTTCAATGATGCATACAATTTGGAATAATCAGGAGAAATTTGAATCTTATTTTATGCCTGGTGACTGGTACGTTTCTGGGGACTCTGCTTATATGGATGAAGATGGATACTTCTGGTTCCAAGGCCGTATAGATGATGTTATTATGACTTCAGGTGAACGCGTAGGACCGTTTGAGGTTGAAAGTAAGCTGGTTGAGCATCCTGCAATTGCTGAAGCAGGTGTAATTGGTAAACCTGATCCTGTTAGAGGAGAAATTATTAAAGCATTCGTTGCACTTCGTGAAGGATATGAGCCAACTGATGAATTAAAGGAAGAAATCCGCACGTTTGTGAAAAAAGGGTTAGCAGCACATGCTGCTCCACGTGAAATAGATTTTCGTGATAAACTTCCTAAAACACGAAGCGGAAAAATTATGCGTCGTGTGTTAAAAGCTTGGGAGCTTGATTTACCTACAGGTGATTTATCAACGATGGAAGACTAA
- a CDS encoding GNAT family N-acetyltransferase: protein MNHPKTYNAKELKTPIGSIFIEGPIPPDKLAGYEFHEGLVAFRQPKQQQKALVEIAGLPEGRIIIARHREVIIGYVTYLYPDPLERWSEGNMEELIELGAIEVAPEFRGFSVGKNLLRVSMMDDAMEDYIIITTEYYWHWDLKGSGLNVWEYRKVMEKMMNAGGLEWYATDEPEISSHPANCLMARIGKRIHSESVQKFDQLRFKNRFMY, encoded by the coding sequence ATGAATCATCCTAAGACATATAATGCAAAAGAATTAAAAACACCGATCGGTAGTATTTTTATTGAAGGGCCAATTCCACCTGATAAGCTTGCAGGCTACGAATTTCACGAAGGATTAGTAGCCTTTCGTCAGCCTAAACAACAACAAAAAGCATTGGTGGAAATCGCAGGATTACCTGAAGGAAGAATTATTATAGCTAGACACCGTGAAGTTATCATTGGATATGTTACATACCTTTACCCTGACCCACTTGAAAGATGGTCAGAAGGAAATATGGAGGAGTTAATAGAATTAGGGGCAATTGAAGTTGCTCCTGAATTCCGCGGTTTTTCAGTAGGAAAAAATCTCCTAAGAGTTTCAATGATGGATGATGCAATGGAAGATTATATTATCATTACAACAGAGTACTATTGGCATTGGGACTTAAAAGGATCTGGATTAAATGTGTGGGAATACAGAAAAGTAATGGAAAAAATGATGAATGCTGGTGGTTTAGAATGGTACGCTACAGATGAACCTGAAATAAGTTCCCACCCAGCAAATTGCCTTATGGCTAGAATAGGAAAAAGAATCCATTCTGAATCTGTTCAGAAGTTTGATCAGCTGCGGTTTAAAAACCGTTTCATGTATTGA
- a CDS encoding dihydroorotate dehydrogenase, which produces MPDWSYHTMFKHILTKVPGHIGREFIHRSMNSIASIPGGNQLIHFLGHMNPSPTLAVKLFGIPFSSPVGLSGKVDPLLSGTRAFSNLGFSFVEVGPVTKRKQQPSVKPYYERETLNVIFPEELESLGIDETVEKLQGYNGVNLKKLIRLKGSNEEIIELIKKLSSFSDAFILDFKVDILDHFITVIKERSKNLPILLAITPDQLSSKNDQLSCLIEAGKIDGVVIDADCEDSSFTSLKACVNKIRSIHKHIPLIVSGGINEPEDALEIYHAGVNLFMLSSGYITSGPGLPKRINELLDNNQKREPEIFSGWIWYWLFGLAVFIGGLLALLFSMTRIVLPYDEHFLGISRNDILNFNKNLLYFMAHDRMTLAGTMISGGILYMSLARYGIKYGIHWCRKAVNIGAITGFLGILLFIGFGYFDWLHGLFWLILLPFFLKGYFSTKTINATPVSVNKRNHQAWKLSLYGQLAFIILGFAFIIGGLVISYIGATFVFVQTDIGYLCMPPEMIKKYNEALIPVIAHDRAGFGSALFSVGLLVLMISLWGFREGDKWVWWSMLIGGFPAFLAGITIHFVIGYTTFAHLLPAYVAVALYIFGLIFTYSFLMKGENK; this is translated from the coding sequence ATGCCGGATTGGTCGTATCATACTATGTTTAAACACATCTTAACAAAAGTACCCGGACATATTGGTAGAGAGTTTATACATAGAAGCATGAATAGCATTGCATCTATTCCAGGCGGTAACCAACTCATCCATTTTCTTGGCCATATGAATCCTTCACCGACTCTAGCTGTAAAGTTATTTGGTATACCTTTTAGTTCTCCTGTAGGTTTAAGCGGTAAAGTTGATCCTCTTCTATCAGGCACAAGGGCATTTTCAAATCTAGGTTTTAGTTTTGTTGAAGTTGGTCCTGTCACGAAAAGGAAACAACAACCAAGTGTTAAACCATATTACGAACGTGAGACTTTAAACGTCATTTTCCCTGAAGAACTAGAATCTCTGGGTATTGATGAAACGGTGGAAAAGTTACAAGGTTATAATGGGGTTAACCTTAAAAAACTTATTCGTTTAAAGGGAAGTAATGAAGAAATTATAGAGTTAATAAAAAAATTATCTAGTTTTAGTGACGCATTTATCTTAGATTTCAAGGTTGATATACTTGATCACTTTATAACAGTAATAAAAGAAAGAAGTAAAAATCTGCCTATTTTATTGGCAATAACTCCTGATCAATTATCTAGTAAAAATGATCAATTGAGCTGTTTAATAGAAGCAGGGAAAATAGATGGCGTAGTGATTGATGCAGATTGTGAAGATAGCTCATTTACTAGTTTGAAAGCTTGTGTAAATAAGATACGCTCTATACATAAACATATTCCTCTAATTGTTTCCGGGGGAATAAACGAACCAGAAGATGCCTTAGAGATCTATCATGCGGGAGTAAATTTGTTTATGTTATCTTCAGGATATATTACTTCAGGCCCGGGGTTACCAAAAAGAATTAATGAATTACTAGATAATAACCAAAAGAGGGAACCCGAGATTTTCTCTGGGTGGATTTGGTATTGGTTATTTGGTCTTGCTGTTTTCATAGGTGGTTTATTAGCATTATTATTTAGTATGACAAGAATTGTCTTGCCTTATGATGAGCACTTTTTAGGCATTTCAAGAAACGACATTTTGAACTTTAACAAAAACCTTCTCTATTTCATGGCACACGATCGAATGACTTTAGCAGGAACAATGATTTCTGGTGGAATTTTATATATGAGTTTAGCTAGATATGGAATAAAATATGGTATTCATTGGTGTAGAAAAGCTGTCAATATTGGTGCTATTACAGGCTTTCTTGGAATATTACTTTTTATAGGATTTGGCTATTTCGATTGGTTGCATGGGCTATTTTGGCTCATTTTATTACCATTCTTTTTAAAAGGGTATTTTTCTACAAAAACGATAAATGCGACTCCAGTTTCAGTTAATAAGCGCAATCATCAGGCTTGGAAGCTGAGTTTATATGGACAATTAGCTTTTATTATTTTAGGATTTGCCTTCATCATTGGTGGACTTGTTATTTCTTATATAGGGGCAACTTTTGTGTTTGTTCAAACAGATATTGGTTATTTGTGTATGCCGCCTGAAATGATAAAGAAATATAATGAAGCTTTAATTCCAGTGATTGCACACGATCGAGCGGGTTTTGGAAGTGCACTATTTAGTGTTGGATTACTTGTTTTGATGATTTCTTTGTGGGGATTCCGTGAAGGTGATAAATGGGTATGGTGGAGTATGCTTATTGGAGGATTTCCTGCATTTTTAGCAGGGATCACCATTCACTTCGTTATTGGCTACACAACATTTGCTCATTTACTACCGGCTTATGTTGCGGTTGCTCTGTATATTTTTGGACTCATTTTCACCTATTCCTTTTTAATGAAAGGTGAAAATAAGTAA